The Macrobrachium nipponense isolate FS-2020 chromosome 1, ASM1510439v2, whole genome shotgun sequence genome includes a window with the following:
- the LOC135220017 gene encoding uncharacterized protein LOC135220017: protein MAGRRHYFRGQIGINETPLTIAISDGDYRLAEDIIEATSDVSFLNDGPCENVPLHMVLTNNYYSSLKRNLKLAKILVQKGANPNLRIPFVDFDRISPSPFEELIVCYEALRYFVNGKYDALSDEIAMYVGEDDILMVFVKGTIDLDGNSCKPTMLDCEKLIKQTSELINIFLENGGDPNVITTFHHKTLFHWIVEHDLDLGKRFLKTCRVNINLRDAHGNSPIMDAILSNDAEDVACLYSTMCEMVDSVDINSHNCIGETALFRSCLVGAVELTLKLCDDGAKIDSAVCVNQFPVSFPPECGYCANLLLYVLWCLPSPLLAPLLIDSSVRIRYARVTTYESCDGNSPPHKHLTDKIILSSISPLIDHFYLKCQLPDCDTTFVTTLLDQLLSLMDYSSFNHLGNGQIPSLDLVSLMFGQLSAGLRQLCVRTIFDHVLVVSQIPKKSWPQVNVHDFCLKKCERALMVSHTAELVEMLQLPHSFKIFFDIEAAKYQVCRIIMGYQCLECQQACSESDLSMNDEEFSTDSSDVSSDNGSSILIHSSDILSDESLEEVDDLSDEFSDSDDDDDDDDVDGDEVSKNSKGASDEVRASDEVRVRRKVRCDYESLGSSSENIRVIVETLCEDVAENMAQQQHKSECQGHYQRLNGKCSPSSSNCTSPSSSSESEVKVSTKESSSDSPCSHP, encoded by the coding sequence ATGGCTGGAAGACGCCATTACTTTCGAGGCCAGATTGGCATTAACGAAACTCCGTTGACCATCGCTATAAGTGACGGTGACTACCGCCTGGCAGAAGACATCATTGAAGCTACTTCTGATGTATCTTTCTTGAATGATGGCCCTTGTGAAAATGTACCCCTCCACATGGTCCTGACAAATAACTACTACAGCAGTTTGAAGCGTAATCTGAAATTAGCAAAGATACTTGTTCAGAAAGGGGCCAACCCAAATCTTCGAATACCATTTGTAGATTTTGACAGGATATCACCAAGCCCATTTGAAGAGCTTATTGTGTGTTATGAAGCTCTCAGGTATTTTGTTAATGGTAAATATGATGCATTATCTGATGAAATAGCAATGTATGTAGGTGAAGATGATATTTTGATGGTTTTTGTTAAAGGTACAATAGATCTTGATGGCAACTCTTGCAAGCCCACTATGCTAGATTGTGAAAAGCTTATAAAACAGACTAGTGAACTCATTAACATTTTTTTGGAAAATGGAGGTGACCCTAATGTTATCACAACTTTTCATCACAAAACTCTGTTCCACTGGATTGTCGAACACGATCTAGATTTAGGGAAGAGGTTCCTTAAAACGTGCCGTGTAAATATAAACCTTCGTGATGCCCATGGAAATTCACCCATAATGGATGCCATTCTAAGTAATGATGCAGAAGATGTGGCATGTCTTTACTCAACTATGTGTGAAATGGTTGACTCAGTAGATATAAACAGTCATAATTGCATTGGTGAAACTGCTCTCTTTCGGTCATGCCTTGTTGGAGCTGTAGAATTGACCTTGAAATTATGTGATGATGGTGCTAAGATTGATAGTGCTGTATGTGTGAACCAGTTTCCAGTTTCATTTCCTCCAGAATGTGGGTATTGCGCCAATTTACTCCTGTATGTGTTATGGTGTCTTCCATCACCATTGCTAGCTCCATTACTGATAGATTCTAGTGTTAGAATACGTTACGCTCGCGTCACCACGTACGAATCGTGTGATGGTAATTCTCCACCACATAAACACTTGACTGATAAAATTATCTTGTCTTCCATATCCCCCCTAATTGATCATTTCTACTTGAAGTGTCAATTGCCAGATTGTGACACAACGTTTGTCACAACATTGTTGGATCAGTTACTTTCACTCATGGACTATAGTAGTTTTAATCACCTAGGAAATGGTCAGATTCCATCTTTGGACCTTGTTAGCCTTATGTTTGGACAATTATCTGCTGGTTTGCGACAGTTATGCGTCAGGACAATCTTTGACCACGTTCTCGTGGTTTCACAGATACCAAAGAAATCATGGCCTCAAGTGAATGTCCATGATTTTTGCCTGAAGAAATGTGAGAGAGCCTTAATGGTGTCTCATACAGCTGAACTAGTCGAAATGCTGCAACTTCCCCACtcatttaagatattttttgaCATTGAAGCAGCAAAATATCAAGTGTGCAGAATAATCATGGGTTACCAGTGTTTAGAATGCCAGCAAGCTTGCTCCGAATCTGACCTCTCGATGAATGACGAAGAGTTTTCTACTGATTCTTCTGATGTTTCGTCAGATAATGGGTCGTCCATTCTGATACATTCTTCTGATATACTTAGTGACGAATCCTTGGAAGAAGTGGATGACCTTTCTGACGAGTTTTCTGACagcgacgatgatgatgacgacgacgacgtcgaTGGTGACGAAGTAAGCAAGAATTCCAAGGGTGCAAGTGATGAGGTTCGTGCAAGTGATGAGGTTCGTGTGCGTAGGAAAGTCAGGTGTGACTATGAAAGTCTCGGCTCGAGTTCTGAAAATATCCGTGTCATAGTGGAGACTCTCTGTGAGGATGTGGCTGAAAATATGGCTCAGCAGCAGCACAAGTCTGAATGCCAAGGACATTACCAAAGACTCAATGGGAAGTGCTCTCCATCGTCTAGCAACTGCACGTCCCCATCTTCGTCTAGTGAGTCGGAAGTTAAAGTGTCTACCAAGGAATCTTCATCAGATTCTCCATGTAGTCATCCATGA